The following coding sequences lie in one Erwinia amylovora genomic window:
- the apt gene encoding adenine phosphoribosyltransferase, which yields MTATAQQLEFLKNSIKSIPDYPKPGILFRDVTSLLEDPKAFALSIELLVERYRHAGITKVVGTEARGFLFGAPVALGLGVGFVPVRKPGKLPRKTFAEDYALEYGTDTLELHCDAIQPGDVVLVVDDLLATGGTIEATAKLIRRAGGSVKDAAFVINLFDLSGEARLQAQGIESYSLVNFPGH from the coding sequence ATGACCGCGACTGCGCAGCAGCTTGAATTTCTAAAAAACAGCATCAAAAGCATCCCGGATTATCCTAAACCGGGCATCCTCTTCCGTGATGTCACCAGCCTGCTGGAAGACCCGAAAGCGTTTGCGCTAAGCATTGAACTGTTAGTAGAACGCTATCGTCATGCAGGTATCACCAAGGTAGTGGGCACTGAAGCGCGGGGTTTTCTGTTTGGCGCGCCGGTCGCTCTGGGACTGGGAGTCGGTTTTGTCCCCGTGCGTAAACCGGGCAAACTGCCACGTAAAACCTTTGCCGAAGATTATGCGCTGGAGTACGGCACCGATACGCTGGAGCTGCATTGCGATGCGATCCAGCCGGGCGACGTAGTGCTGGTAGTGGATGATTTGCTGGCAACCGGCGGCACCATTGAAGCGACCGCGAAGCTGATCCGCCGTGCAGGCGGCAGCGTCAAGGATGCGGCTTTTGTTATTAACTTGTTTGACCTCAGTGGCGAAGCTCGCCTGCAAGCACAGGGCATTGAAAGTTATAGCCTGGTGAACTTCCCTGGCCACTAA